One window from the genome of Candidatus Didemnitutus sp. encodes:
- a CDS encoding peptidyl-prolyl cis-trans isomerase: MISWIQIYFQKHFRTVFAVLLGVTIISFIFTIGAAPGIGRAGNKLLEQPFYGHNLGSEQEARRIFRDGNFSAQLRGAYQASNAQLQEYSLGRIAGLALADDLHVPAPTEKELGAFIGNLPAFKNEQGAFDQTRYKQFEDSLKTSPEFTIADANRVFRDDARLEALGKIISGPGYVLPSDVAEQLKRSDATWSLAVASWDYASFDAGVQVNDMALQKFFDENAFRYEVPARPKLSLVEFKTAEFVPPVAPTEPEMRAFYEANKNRFPTPADDKKDATKLADASKTPTDDFPKVRAQVEQVMKDAAGRSRASKAANDFTVAVYERKVAANSADLTALLAAQHRTAIQLPAFTFDNPPADRPWLANYAEQISRLDKDRFFSDPVPSPDGYIVLLWNDSLPGHKPMLGEVKDKVAADYKEAEKRKRFVEAGKALRTKLQAAAKSGKFEDVAKAEKLEVKSYANFSVRQPPQDLPYAAYGAIQSFLDKGEVSEMVATGDKGVFTLVVDRKLPDTSTANPRYAEIQKQLAQYTAAANESATLSALVEAELKKHAPAKNAAP, from the coding sequence ATGATTTCCTGGATTCAAATCTACTTCCAGAAGCACTTCCGGACTGTCTTCGCGGTGCTCCTGGGCGTCACCATCATCTCGTTCATCTTCACGATCGGCGCCGCCCCCGGCATCGGCCGCGCCGGCAACAAGCTCCTCGAGCAGCCGTTCTACGGCCACAACCTGGGCAGCGAGCAGGAAGCCCGTCGCATCTTCCGCGACGGCAACTTCTCCGCCCAGCTCCGCGGCGCCTATCAGGCCTCCAACGCGCAGCTCCAGGAATACTCGCTCGGCCGCATCGCCGGCCTCGCGCTGGCCGACGATCTCCATGTCCCCGCGCCGACCGAGAAGGAACTTGGCGCCTTCATCGGCAATCTCCCCGCCTTCAAGAACGAGCAAGGCGCCTTCGACCAGACCCGCTACAAGCAATTCGAAGACAGTCTCAAGACCTCGCCCGAATTCACCATCGCTGACGCCAACCGCGTTTTCCGCGACGACGCGCGCCTCGAAGCCCTCGGCAAGATCATCTCCGGCCCCGGCTACGTGCTGCCCTCCGACGTCGCCGAGCAGCTCAAACGCTCCGACGCCACCTGGTCGCTCGCCGTCGCCTCGTGGGACTACGCGTCCTTCGACGCCGGTGTGCAGGTCAACGACATGGCGCTCCAAAAATTCTTCGACGAAAACGCATTTCGCTACGAGGTGCCCGCCCGCCCGAAGCTGAGCCTCGTCGAGTTCAAGACCGCCGAGTTCGTCCCGCCCGTCGCTCCGACCGAGCCGGAAATGCGCGCGTTCTACGAGGCCAACAAAAATCGTTTCCCCACGCCCGCCGACGACAAGAAGGACGCCACCAAACTCGCCGACGCGTCGAAGACTCCCACCGACGACTTCCCGAAAGTCCGCGCCCAAGTTGAGCAAGTCATGAAGGACGCCGCCGGCCGCAGCCGCGCCTCGAAAGCCGCCAACGACTTCACCGTCGCCGTCTACGAGCGCAAGGTCGCCGCCAACTCCGCCGACCTCACCGCGCTCCTCGCCGCGCAACACCGCACCGCCATCCAGCTCCCGGCCTTCACCTTCGACAACCCGCCGGCCGACCGTCCGTGGCTCGCGAACTACGCCGAACAAATCTCGCGCCTCGACAAGGACCGCTTCTTCTCCGACCCCGTCCCCTCGCCCGACGGCTACATCGTCCTCCTCTGGAACGATTCCCTGCCCGGCCACAAGCCGATGCTCGGCGAAGTGAAAGACAAGGTCGCCGCCGACTACAAGGAAGCCGAGAAGCGCAAGCGCTTCGTCGAAGCCGGCAAGGCTCTCCGCACCAAACTCCAAGCCGCCGCCAAGTCCGGCAAATTCGAGGACGTCGCCAAAGCCGAAAAGCTTGAGGTCAAATCCTACGCCAACTTCTCGGTCCGCCAGCCCCCGCAAGATCTCCCCTACGCCGCCTACGGCGCCATCCAGTCGTTCCTCGACAAGGGCGAAGTCTCCGAGATGGTCGCCACCGGCGACAAGGGCGTCTTCACGCTCGTCGTCGATCGCAAGCTCCCCGACACCTCGACCGCCAACCCGCGCTACGCCGAGATTCAGAAACAACTCGCGCAATACACCGCGGCCGCAAACGAGAGCGCCACGCTCTCCGCCCTCGTCGAAGCCGAGCTGAAGAAGCACGCGCCCGCGAAGAACGCCGCGCCCTGA
- a CDS encoding response regulator transcription factor, whose translation MKTETIRIFLVDDHPLVREWLEQLLRGEPGFEVVGQAEDAASALAAMRASAPDIAIVDLTLRSGTGLDLIKDLRAQLPAVRVIVLSMHEELAQVERALRAGAAGYVMKRESTTRIVEAIRTVRSGSVYANPEVLSRLAERMVGRRNAPGTVDALSDRELEVFRRMGEGHATKRIATDLGVSMKTVQEYQARIKDKLGLADATELMRAAVRWTEGVL comes from the coding sequence ATGAAAACAGAGACGATTCGAATCTTTCTGGTCGATGATCACCCGTTGGTGCGCGAGTGGCTCGAGCAGCTGCTGCGCGGCGAGCCCGGTTTCGAAGTCGTCGGGCAGGCCGAGGATGCGGCGAGCGCGCTCGCCGCGATGCGGGCATCGGCACCGGACATCGCCATCGTCGATCTCACGCTGCGTTCGGGCACCGGGCTCGATTTGATCAAGGATCTGCGGGCGCAGCTGCCGGCAGTGCGGGTCATCGTGCTGTCGATGCACGAGGAGCTCGCGCAGGTGGAACGGGCGCTGCGCGCGGGCGCGGCCGGCTACGTGATGAAGCGCGAGTCGACGACTCGCATCGTGGAGGCGATCCGCACGGTGCGCAGCGGCAGCGTCTACGCGAATCCGGAAGTGCTGTCGCGGCTGGCCGAGCGCATGGTGGGCCGGCGCAACGCACCGGGCACGGTCGATGCGTTGAGCGATCGCGAGCTCGAAGTGTTTCGGCGGATGGGCGAAGGTCACGCGACGAAGCGCATCGCGACCGATCTCGGCGTGAGCATGAAGACCGTGCAGGAGTATCAGGCACGCATCAAAGACAAGCTGGGTCTCGCCGATGCGACGGAGCTCATGCGCGCCGCGGTGCGTTGGACCGAGGGAGTGTTGTGA
- a CDS encoding tryptophanase: protein MHFKTIIEPFRIKAVEPIRFTTREQRVAALTAADYNLFKLRAEDVIIDLLTDSGTGAMSAAQWAGMMQGDESYAGARSFFKFEQAVRDITGLKHIIPTHQGRAAERILFSSACASGQVVPNNTHFDTTRANLEALGVRAVDLRCAEATQPALVAPFKGNIDLAALERCLAENAGRVPFAMITVTNNSGGGQPVALANIRDAAAICRRHAVPLILDCCRFAENAWFIKQREPGQADRTPLEIAREMFSYADGCTMSAKKDGLVNIGGFLALNDDTLAAKCRNNLILTEGFPTYGGLAGYDLEALAVGLREVLDENYLHYRIRSVEYLGEKLTAAGVPIVQPTGGHAIYIDAKGMLPHIPQSEFPAWALSCALYLEGGVRSVEIGSVMFGRQPDGTEKPSPMELVRLAFPRRVYTQSHVDYLAEVLVHVNTLKSRIRGMRLVEAPPLLRHFTAKLAPIGGALLA from the coding sequence ATGCACTTCAAGACCATCATCGAGCCGTTCCGCATCAAGGCGGTCGAGCCCATCCGCTTCACCACGCGCGAGCAGCGCGTCGCCGCACTCACGGCCGCGGACTACAACCTCTTCAAGCTCCGCGCCGAGGACGTCATCATCGACCTCCTCACCGATTCCGGCACCGGCGCCATGTCCGCCGCCCAATGGGCCGGCATGATGCAAGGCGACGAGTCCTACGCCGGCGCGCGCTCCTTCTTCAAATTCGAGCAGGCCGTCCGCGACATCACCGGCCTCAAGCACATCATCCCCACGCACCAAGGCCGCGCCGCCGAACGCATCCTGTTCTCCAGCGCCTGCGCCTCCGGCCAGGTCGTCCCAAACAACACGCACTTCGACACCACGCGCGCCAACCTCGAAGCGCTCGGCGTCCGCGCCGTCGATCTGCGCTGCGCCGAAGCCACGCAACCCGCGCTCGTCGCGCCGTTCAAGGGCAACATCGACCTCGCCGCGCTCGAACGCTGCCTCGCCGAAAACGCCGGCCGCGTGCCGTTCGCCATGATCACCGTCACGAACAACTCCGGCGGCGGCCAACCCGTCGCGCTCGCCAACATCCGCGACGCCGCCGCGATCTGCCGACGCCACGCCGTGCCGCTGATCCTCGATTGCTGCCGCTTCGCCGAGAACGCGTGGTTCATCAAACAGCGCGAGCCCGGCCAGGCCGACCGCACTCCGCTCGAGATCGCGCGCGAGATGTTCAGCTACGCCGACGGTTGCACGATGTCCGCGAAGAAGGACGGCCTCGTGAACATCGGCGGCTTCCTCGCGCTCAACGACGACACCCTCGCCGCGAAGTGCCGCAACAATCTCATCCTCACCGAAGGCTTCCCGACCTACGGCGGCCTCGCCGGCTACGACCTCGAAGCTCTCGCCGTCGGCCTGCGCGAAGTGCTCGACGAAAACTACCTCCACTACCGCATCCGCTCCGTCGAATACCTCGGCGAAAAACTCACCGCCGCCGGCGTGCCGATCGTCCAGCCGACCGGCGGCCACGCGATCTACATCGACGCGAAAGGCATGCTCCCGCACATCCCGCAAAGCGAGTTCCCCGCTTGGGCACTCTCCTGCGCGCTCTACCTCGAAGGCGGCGTGCGCTCCGTCGAGATCGGCTCCGTGATGTTCGGCCGCCAGCCCGATGGCACTGAGAAACCGTCTCCCATGGAACTCGTCCGCCTCGCCTTCCCGCGCCGCGTCTACACGCAGAGCCACGTCGACTACCTCGCCGAAGTGCTCGTCCACGTGAACACCTTGAAATCGCGCATCCGCGGCATGCGCCTCGTCGAAGCGCCGCCGCTGCTCCGCCACTTCACCGCCAAGCTCGCCCCCATCGGCGGCGCCCTGCTCGCCTAA
- a CDS encoding tetratricopeptide repeat protein, which yields MAKPSAPSTPPPAQPSFWIPFLMVGIVGALLGATITYLALRPQLDRAASLQSAMAAMNNANAAGTGMGATPADINHPPPADLTAGMVPAQAERTLGNFYYDHQNWPEAIRRYESAIKLGNDDADIRTDLGNAYRFTGRPQDALTQYELAQRMNPQHEFSLFNQGGLYLEDLKNPAKAIETWTAYLARFPNGTNAAAARNLIAQASGAPAPMMPVGALPQSNAPGSSASPGPNAADQRLFDLVNSAPKKP from the coding sequence ATGGCCAAACCGTCCGCGCCCTCCACGCCGCCGCCCGCGCAACCGTCGTTCTGGATTCCGTTCCTCATGGTCGGCATCGTCGGCGCGCTGCTCGGCGCCACGATCACTTACCTCGCCCTGCGCCCCCAGCTCGATCGCGCCGCCTCACTCCAATCCGCGATGGCCGCGATGAACAACGCCAACGCCGCCGGCACCGGGATGGGCGCCACGCCCGCCGACATCAATCACCCGCCGCCCGCCGACCTCACCGCCGGCATGGTGCCCGCGCAAGCCGAGCGCACGCTGGGCAATTTCTACTACGACCACCAAAACTGGCCCGAAGCCATCCGCCGCTACGAGTCCGCCATCAAACTCGGCAACGACGACGCCGACATCCGCACCGACCTCGGCAACGCCTACCGCTTCACCGGCCGCCCGCAGGACGCGCTCACCCAATACGAGCTCGCCCAGCGCATGAACCCGCAGCACGAGTTCAGCCTCTTCAACCAAGGCGGCCTCTACCTTGAGGACCTCAAGAATCCCGCCAAGGCGATCGAAACCTGGACCGCCTACCTCGCGCGCTTCCCGAACGGCACCAACGCCGCCGCCGCGCGCAACCTCATCGCCCAAGCCTCGGGCGCGCCCGCACCGATGATGCCGGTCGGCGCCTTGCCGCAATCGAACGCGCCGGGCAGTTCGGCGTCACCCGGCCCGAACGCCGCCGATCAGCGCCTGTTCGACCTGGTCAACAGCGCGCCGAAAAAGCCGTGA
- a CDS encoding YihY/virulence factor BrkB family protein produces MNWLKQLAARLQRLWHTDIWAAATARDRSFKGRAYAVLRVISITISGLQELKVAARAAALSYSSLLGLGPLVALTVLIAGFALGDRDPVILARSLNNIISFVAPQVAQYDRATVTEPEDDAPPELREAAPPGPRAAATAQPDPELVKFITHLIESSRSGAAGALGLLTLLIIAVQLFTTVENAFNDIWGVRRGRSWLTRIVYYWTVITLGALLFFTSFTLLSAGTFIGVFLEKLPMGGHLKALFAWMLPSSSAVLLVIVLTLFYRAIPNTRVRWTAALIGAIVVTALLLLNNTLAFLYFKRVVLSKSLYGSVALPIVLMLGLYIFWFFVLVGGQITYAVQNVHYRSSQTAWHSLNHFARESLSLLVLLLIARRFKECLAPYSVTQLAHRIRVPSQVLNESLNRLCDLQLIAQLPSAEDKDPNDYRYQPARPLNKVTLLQFQQLFVHYGESPSGEMLDSVDPILAHYHARLAAVLPEAIGGQTLDELLESFESKVTRAPFVAPDSH; encoded by the coding sequence ATGAACTGGCTGAAACAACTCGCCGCCCGTCTCCAGCGGCTCTGGCACACCGACATCTGGGCCGCCGCCACGGCGCGGGATCGCTCTTTCAAAGGCCGCGCCTACGCGGTGCTCCGTGTGATCTCGATCACGATCTCCGGCCTGCAGGAACTCAAGGTCGCCGCGCGCGCCGCCGCGCTCAGTTACAGTTCGCTGCTCGGTCTCGGCCCTCTCGTCGCGCTCACGGTGCTCATCGCCGGCTTCGCGCTCGGCGATCGCGATCCGGTGATCCTCGCGCGCAGCCTGAACAACATCATTTCGTTCGTCGCCCCGCAGGTGGCGCAATACGATCGCGCCACCGTCACCGAACCGGAGGACGACGCCCCACCCGAGCTGCGAGAGGCCGCGCCACCCGGCCCGCGCGCCGCGGCGACAGCCCAGCCCGATCCGGAACTCGTCAAATTCATCACGCATCTCATCGAGAGCTCGCGCTCCGGCGCGGCGGGTGCGCTCGGCTTGCTGACACTGCTCATCATCGCCGTGCAATTGTTCACAACGGTCGAGAATGCCTTCAACGACATCTGGGGCGTGCGCCGCGGCCGCAGCTGGCTGACGCGCATCGTATATTACTGGACCGTCATCACGCTCGGCGCGCTGCTGTTCTTCACGTCGTTCACGCTGCTGTCCGCCGGCACGTTCATCGGCGTGTTTCTCGAAAAGCTCCCGATGGGCGGACACCTGAAAGCGCTGTTCGCCTGGATGCTGCCCTCCTCGTCGGCCGTGCTTTTGGTGATCGTCCTCACGCTCTTCTACCGCGCGATTCCCAACACCCGTGTGCGTTGGACCGCCGCGCTGATCGGCGCGATCGTCGTCACTGCACTCCTGCTGCTGAACAACACGCTCGCGTTCCTCTACTTCAAGCGCGTCGTTCTCTCCAAGAGCCTCTACGGCTCCGTCGCGCTCCCGATCGTGCTCATGCTCGGCCTCTACATTTTCTGGTTCTTCGTGCTCGTCGGCGGCCAGATCACCTATGCGGTGCAGAACGTCCACTATCGCAGCAGCCAGACCGCGTGGCACAGCCTGAATCACTTCGCCCGCGAAAGCCTCTCGCTCCTCGTGCTCCTGCTCATCGCACGGCGCTTCAAGGAGTGCCTCGCGCCCTACTCCGTCACGCAACTGGCCCACCGCATCCGCGTGCCCTCGCAGGTCCTCAACGAAAGCCTCAACCGCCTCTGCGATCTCCAGCTCATCGCGCAGCTCCCCTCCGCCGAGGACAAGGATCCGAACGACTACCGCTACCAACCCGCGCGGCCGCTCAACAAGGTCACGCTGCTCCAGTTCCAGCAACTCTTCGTCCACTACGGCGAATCGCCCAGCGGCGAGATGCTCGACAGCGTCGATCCCATCCTCGCCCACTATCACGCACGGCTCGCCGCGGTCCTTCCGGAAGCGATCGGCGGCCAGACACTCGACGAACTGCTCGAAAGCTTCGAGTCAAAGGTCACTCGCGCGCCCTTCGTCGCGCCCGATAGCCACTGA
- a CDS encoding sensor histidine kinase, translated as MEARQDKSARAVGRQRTDFHSENNWRRAAAVMQSDMVSSHRDSRSAAVRVWERLTDWTMRRLTAVPQGGRRAAIGWIVLLLAAIGWVDYVTGTRVSMGFFYLFPVALSVLWLGVGAGATMAIASWLVRVMADLTNDLGAWHQTWLWWNSATALLIYFTVIWILHTLIQLHRQLEQRVAERTAELELETLKRQQVQRELLELSENERSAMGRELHDQLGQHLVGTAMAAQVLAQRLHAHDENGAREARKIADLVEQGIAQTRQLARGLLLERIEPERLASELVELCAGLRQQFPKVNCGASVETPSGLADAAVAAQIFRIAQEAARNACRHSGATRVTVTLRQVGPDLLVSVEDDGRGLRPDDGRTAGMGLRIMRHRAEHLGSRLLITSQRGRGTRIMCAVPLTGGGGRISHENRDDSNLSGR; from the coding sequence GTGGAGGCGCGTCAGGATAAATCCGCGCGGGCGGTCGGGCGGCAGCGGACAGATTTTCACTCAGAAAACAATTGGCGGCGCGCGGCGGCCGTCATGCAATCGGACATGGTCTCATCGCATCGCGACTCCCGTTCCGCCGCGGTGCGCGTGTGGGAGCGCCTGACCGATTGGACGATGCGGCGCTTGACCGCAGTGCCGCAGGGAGGCCGGCGCGCGGCGATCGGCTGGATCGTCTTGCTCCTCGCGGCGATCGGCTGGGTCGACTACGTGACCGGCACGCGGGTCTCGATGGGGTTCTTCTATCTGTTCCCCGTCGCATTGTCGGTGCTCTGGCTGGGGGTCGGTGCGGGGGCGACGATGGCGATCGCGAGTTGGCTGGTGCGCGTCATGGCCGATCTGACGAACGATCTGGGAGCCTGGCACCAGACGTGGCTGTGGTGGAACTCCGCGACGGCGCTGCTGATATATTTCACCGTGATCTGGATTCTGCACACGCTGATCCAGCTGCATCGCCAGCTCGAGCAGCGCGTGGCCGAGCGCACGGCGGAGCTCGAACTCGAGACGCTGAAGCGACAACAAGTCCAACGCGAGCTGCTCGAACTCAGCGAGAACGAGCGCAGCGCGATGGGACGGGAATTGCACGACCAACTCGGGCAACACCTCGTGGGCACCGCGATGGCGGCACAGGTGCTCGCGCAGCGACTGCACGCGCATGACGAGAACGGCGCACGCGAGGCGCGCAAGATCGCCGATCTCGTGGAGCAGGGGATCGCCCAGACGCGCCAGCTCGCGCGGGGCTTGCTGCTCGAACGGATCGAGCCCGAGCGGCTGGCCTCGGAACTGGTCGAGCTGTGCGCGGGCTTGCGGCAACAGTTCCCCAAGGTGAATTGCGGGGCGAGCGTCGAGACGCCGTCAGGGCTGGCGGACGCGGCGGTGGCCGCGCAGATTTTCCGGATTGCGCAGGAGGCGGCGCGCAACGCCTGCCGGCACAGCGGCGCCACGCGCGTGACGGTGACGTTGCGGCAGGTGGGGCCGGACCTGTTGGTCTCGGTGGAGGACGACGGGCGCGGGTTGCGGCCGGACGACGGGCGGACGGCGGGAATGGGGCTGCGCATCATGCGGCATCGCGCGGAGCACCTCGGCTCGCGGTTGCTCATCACCTCGCAGCGCGGGCGCGGCACGCGGATCATGTGCGCGGTGCCGCTCACGGGCGGAGGCGGCAGAATTTCCCATGAAAACAGAGACGATTCGAATCTTTCTGGTCGATGA
- a CDS encoding TolC family protein, with protein MNLRRLALASTALLVSALGLAAQTAAPASDSLTVDAAIKRALQRNFTLEAGRLSPQIAKDQIDIAQSAYLPNFSFSTSRGISRTTQDGTTPGTKVKTGDTRLSVSEVFQTGTTASVSTKLDRTETSYLSAVNPAYNADLTVSLRQPLLAGAGLEVNRATIKRAQIGLERANLGYEADVLDIIQRTENAYYALAYAREQREVFKFSLALAERLLDEAKTRRQTGVATDLDVLQADVGVANARRSVLLAEQNVKDSEEALLALIGQFELDSAVGTVALPSATPEMPTFASSYNAAKLHQPDYIAAKLLLDQLQLDARVAKSNRLPDVSVGGAVGFNSYPSATSYSSAVSSALDRDSNSWQVDLTVNVPWGQKADRARYRQALATVNQQEISVRSLEQSIEVQVRAAVRAVETNTETVKISAQARALSEKQYELEQARFSAGLSTSRRVLEAQNDLESAKVAELQSKVALRNSYTALYRLEGSALQRYGLSLQ; from the coding sequence ATGAACCTCCGCCGCCTCGCCCTCGCCTCCACGGCCCTTCTCGTCTCCGCCCTCGGTCTCGCCGCGCAAACCGCCGCGCCCGCCTCCGACAGCCTCACGGTCGACGCCGCCATCAAGCGCGCGCTCCAGCGCAACTTCACCCTCGAAGCCGGCCGCCTCAGCCCGCAAATCGCGAAGGACCAGATCGACATCGCGCAGAGCGCCTACCTGCCGAACTTCTCCTTCAGCACCTCGCGCGGCATTTCCCGCACCACGCAGGACGGCACCACCCCCGGCACCAAGGTCAAGACCGGCGACACGCGCCTCAGCGTCAGCGAAGTCTTCCAAACCGGCACCACCGCGTCCGTCAGCACCAAGCTCGATCGCACCGAGACCTCCTACCTCTCCGCCGTCAACCCGGCCTACAACGCCGACCTCACCGTCTCTCTCCGCCAGCCGCTCCTCGCCGGCGCCGGCCTCGAAGTGAACCGCGCCACCATCAAGCGCGCCCAAATCGGCCTCGAACGCGCCAACCTCGGCTACGAAGCCGACGTCCTCGACATCATCCAGCGCACCGAGAACGCCTACTACGCCCTCGCCTACGCCCGCGAACAACGCGAAGTCTTCAAATTCTCCCTCGCGCTCGCCGAACGCCTGCTCGACGAAGCCAAGACCCGCCGCCAGACCGGCGTCGCCACCGACCTCGACGTCCTCCAAGCCGACGTCGGCGTCGCCAACGCCCGCCGCAGCGTCCTCCTTGCCGAGCAAAACGTGAAGGACTCCGAGGAAGCTCTCCTCGCCCTCATCGGCCAATTCGAACTCGATTCCGCCGTCGGCACCGTCGCCCTCCCGTCCGCCACGCCCGAGATGCCCACCTTCGCCTCATCCTACAACGCCGCGAAACTCCACCAGCCCGACTACATCGCCGCCAAACTCCTCCTCGACCAGCTCCAGCTCGACGCCCGCGTCGCCAAGAGCAACCGCCTCCCCGACGTCAGCGTCGGCGGCGCCGTCGGCTTCAATTCCTATCCCTCCGCCACCAGTTACTCGTCCGCCGTCAGCAGCGCGCTCGACCGCGACAGCAACTCCTGGCAAGTCGACCTCACCGTCAACGTGCCCTGGGGCCAGAAAGCCGACCGCGCCCGTTACCGCCAGGCTCTCGCCACGGTCAACCAGCAGGAAATCAGCGTCCGTTCCCTCGAACAAAGCATCGAGGTGCAAGTCCGCGCCGCCGTCCGCGCCGTCGAGACCAACACCGAAACCGTGAAAATCTCCGCGCAAGCCCGCGCGCTCAGTGAGAAGCAATACGAGCTCGAGCAAGCCCGCTTCAGCGCCGGCCTCTCCACCTCCCGCCGCGTCCTTGAAGCGCAGAACGATCTCGAGTCCGCCAAAGTCGCCGAGCTCCAATCGAAAGTCGCGCTCCGCAACTCCTACACCGCGCTCTACCGCCTCGAAGGCAGCGCCCTCCAGCGCTACGGCCTGTCGCTCCAGTAA